A stretch of the Mycolicibacterium celeriflavum genome encodes the following:
- a CDS encoding urease subunit beta encodes MIPGEIVHGQGDIEINAGARRIELDVVNTGDRPVQVGSHVHLPQANAALEFDRDAAHGHRLDIPAGTAVRFEPGVVQHVSLVPLTGSREVHGLSLQPPGRLDAS; translated from the coding sequence ATGATCCCGGGTGAAATCGTCCACGGGCAGGGCGATATCGAGATCAATGCGGGCGCGCGACGCATCGAACTGGACGTCGTCAACACCGGCGACAGGCCTGTCCAGGTCGGCAGCCATGTGCATCTGCCGCAGGCCAATGCTGCTCTGGAGTTCGACCGTGACGCTGCCCACGGCCACCGGCTCGACATTCCAGCCGGTACCGCTGTTCGCTTCGAACCCGGTGTCGTCCAGCATGTTTCGCTGGTACCGCTGACCGGGTCACGCGAGGTCCACGGGCTGAGCCTACAACCGCCGGGCCGACTGGACGCCTCATGA
- a CDS encoding urease subunit gamma, whose product MLLTPHEQDRLLLSYAAELARRRQARGLKLNHPEAVAVISDHLLEGARDGRTVSELMVSGREVLGREDVMEGVPEMLDAVQVEATFPDGTKLVTVHHPIR is encoded by the coding sequence ATGCTGTTGACCCCGCACGAACAGGACCGGCTGCTGCTCTCGTATGCCGCCGAACTGGCGCGCCGCCGACAGGCGCGCGGCCTCAAGCTCAACCACCCCGAGGCGGTCGCGGTGATCAGCGACCACCTCCTCGAGGGTGCCCGCGACGGTCGCACAGTTTCAGAGTTGATGGTCAGCGGCCGCGAGGTGCTCGGTCGCGAGGATGTCATGGAAGGCGTTCCCGAAATGCTCGACGCCGTCCAGGTGGAGGCGACATTCCCGGACGGCACCAAGCTCGTTACCGTCCACCATCCCATCCGATGA
- a CDS encoding PaaI family thioesterase, translating into MTPDATPDLRSELGKGFDTELGLTYLELGPDGGRAQLKIEDKLLQPYGIVHGGVYCSIVESLASVSAALWIADNGGGHVVGVNNNTDFLRAISSGTVTAVSAPIHRGRRQQLWQITITDDDDRLVARGQVRLQNMPAE; encoded by the coding sequence GTGACCCCCGATGCGACCCCGGACCTACGTTCCGAACTGGGCAAGGGCTTCGACACCGAGCTCGGCCTGACCTATCTCGAACTCGGCCCCGACGGCGGCCGGGCACAGCTGAAGATCGAGGACAAGCTGCTGCAGCCGTACGGCATCGTGCACGGCGGCGTGTACTGCTCGATCGTCGAAAGCCTGGCCAGCGTCTCGGCAGCCCTCTGGATCGCCGACAACGGCGGCGGGCACGTCGTCGGCGTCAACAACAACACCGACTTCCTGCGGGCCATCTCGTCGGGAACGGTCACCGCGGTGTCCGCACCGATCCACCGCGGCCGGCGCCAGCAGTTGTGGCAGATCACCATCACCGACGACGATGACCGACTCGTCGCGCGTGGGCAGGTGCGGCTGCAGAACATGCCCGCCGAGTGA